In Pieris brassicae chromosome 8, ilPieBrab1.1, whole genome shotgun sequence, the DNA window ATCGACATTCCCACTCGAAATATGTGAAGATATAGAAAATCAGTTCCAGCTGAGTTCCAAcgacgaaataataattatccaaaaaaaaagatatattggttaattaattaaaagaacatttttatatttgttgttttttttttaaattttcgtgCCTTGCTAATTATGGGCCCCTTGTTTTGTCACGCCAACGTAGAGTCTTCCGTGAACCATTTGGGAAATCAAAGCACTAGTACAGTAATATTTTCTCAAATCTTATTCATACACATAACAATTACACcgttaattatgaaaaaagatTCTGCCAAGTCACACTAGACCATAGACTATAGTCCACACACAGGTTTCATCGTTTACCAGCGGAATAAATGTATACTGTGGGAATGGTAAAAGTTGGAGACCTCCCGGACAGGGGCCgcatctatctatctatatattatatctattttgGTTAAATGTATGTCAATAAGATGTGGATGattaaaggcttattattactatctaTTGTTTTGTGCATAAATAAAAtgcgaatataaaatatttacgcaGACTAAAAGTTTCGTTACACTACGAAGATATGACAACATtagaaaatatactatttatgtaataacgaTTTTTTGTCATAAATTTAAGTAGTGCGCCATTTTAGCCCATACCATTGACACACTCTATGGTTacttatcatatttaatactttacattttataagttattatttcaaGTCAAAATATGTGTCTATTATATTTAGCTTGACCCTGGAACCactttaaatcatttaaatgtatgtatatatatacagttataGATTTACCTGGTAACGGCGCAGGCATCGGAGGTCTCATCCCTGGAGGCATACCCGCAGGCAAACCAGGACccattctaaaaaataaattatgttaaaaagtatatagGAGTTTAGTCTACTAAAGGTTCAAAAGACTTTAAACCCCGGAGATACAATAAGATTCGgactaaaagaaataattttattttttacatgatttataaattaagataaacaCTTTtagaacggattaaagctatgtattattattaaaaacttataattatttacataattctaaatttcaatattttccgacgtttcgcgtgcttttcagcgtgcgtggtcacagtgactgaagacaaaaggtgttacatgtcaaaagtatcacacctgcagagaaagttgtgttatctgtatttataataataatacatagctttattccgttcaaaaagtgtttttcttaatgtgtaaaagctattttagacaatactatgatttataaaaatcaacttaaaaaaatatagcttcaAGACATAatcgttttgtaaataatagttttaaaatatactatctTATTAACTTTTTGAATAGCCCATGCTATGTGAACTGtccttttattgttttcattaattggtaaaattattatatataataaaacacattcaaacattaatatgacttaaaatttgtttagtaATTGTTCTGTAAAACAGCCGTCTCGGCCTCGTGGcatcagcgtgcgactctctgaggccgtaggttcgatccccggctgtgcaccaatggactttctttctatgtgcgcatttaacattcgctcgaacggtgaaggaaaacatcgtcagaaaaccttagacccaaaaaatcaacggcgtgtgtcaggcacaggatcacctacttgcctattagttggTAAATGatcatacagaaatttgaggcctagacctaaaaaggttgtagcgccactgtttttttttttcatttgttttgtaacaagttctttactttataatatagattacaacatataataataacatgatTGCTGTGTTGAcccaattttgaaatatatgtatattaaatgttcttagtcattttttgttaaatgaaCACTTACCCAGGTGGTGGCATCCTCGGAACCGGTAAGGGAATGCTCGCTGGTGGTGGTCCACCCATGGCCATGCTAGTTGGTGGCATGTTGGCCATGTTTGCCATGTTGGGCATATTGGGCATATTGGCCAAATTGGGCATTCCCGGCATGGGGCCAGGACCGGGCATTCCTGGCCCCGGAATGAGCATACCTGGACCGGATACCGGTGTTAAGCCAGGTATCATTGGAATATCTGGCAGGGTTTTTGGTATAATCTGAAAACAACATTGCCAATGTTAAAaatgtaagtaatatttacCAAGATTCTTAaacattctaaataaaaaattaattaatgtgtgTTTGTCTCTGTAAAATTCGGCTGGACCGATTAGGctcattttttgtaaaaataaatttgaggaAGTTTAGGGGAGGTTTTaacatgtataatatatatttaaaaaataaaacaagtatattaatatgttttgctgtcaaatatatttttgatagaaCATTGATTTGTAAATCTCAGTGCGGTTATGAGTAACTTCACTTAAACCatgtaaagtttaatttttctctAGTCCTAAACCGattttgaaaaagtttttatgtgttCAAGGGGATTCCAGAATCTTTTAGATTAACAActacctttttaatttattcaagaCCTGTGTAAAGGATAAGGTCTGTCAGGTCtgctagtattattatatatttatattatattttctcttCACTCACCCGTGGAGGCAACCAAGGCGGAAGAGTCTCTTCATCAACAGCCCCACCCTCCTCCAAGGCGTCTAAAGAGAGCGCTCCTAGCACCCAGCGGGCGTGAAGCGCAGACCACGGGAGATAGGCCACGCCCAGTTCTGCTTCCCAATAGTCCTTCCATTCGCGACCCTTTACGCCCTTACCCGCTGCCCACGCCACctattattcaaaattgtaaagtaaataattatacactAACTgccttttgtattttaaaaataaatggaaataattaaattgaaccACTTTAATTGTGTACTTTGCTTACCAAAATTTGGAAAACAGGCCAGGGGGTTtagtcaagatgccttaacagtagtgtatgaagaaaatcaaaaacttaatttgtattaaaattatagttcgtgtcgacaaagtttcatacaaatttaaggCATCTTGTCTAAGCCCCCAGGACAAATTTTAGTTAAGGagaaattaaactaaattattttaaaggtgAATAAGATCCAAAGATAACTTTTCTTTATGCAAACTGCAAGACTACTgtatacaaaacattattgaGGAACTGAGAAAAATCTAACAATTGCCATAAGTTGTCAAATTTTTTACATCAgctaatgtataataaatataatacattgtaatcaataataataaaaataaaaacctttttgttACTTACAGTAATTTCTTTAGAATGCAATTTATGTCTATCCAGCTTTTGTTTGGCCCTGGCTGCATCACGGCGACGCTCCATGACTACGAAAGCACAGCCGCGGGGCGGAACTAGGTCTACGGACACAAGTCCTCCAAAAGCACCAAATAAGTCCGACAATTCTTCCTGAGTTGCCAGTTTCGACAAATGACCTACCCAAAGCGTTGTGCTGCacactgtaaataaaaaaaatccttaatatataatttatgtagaCTTACAGAACATGGATTAAAATGAGAAAAGTTTTTGTTGCTATGGTTACCTTGCTTTTATAACGTATCAACttcgtaaccatggtaacaaacaCGATTCTGAATTTAATTCACGTATAATAAGGTCgtaacatagtattgtctttttgttaacatagcttttacacattgatagaaaacacttttttatcgaattgaagctatgaattattataagtttccctacagctgtgatactttttgacatacaacaccttttgtcttcagtcaccgtaaccacgcacgctgtaaagcacgcgaaacgtcggaaaaaaaaattatgtaaaataatttaagtttataataatacatagcttccaTCCGGTAAacaagtgttttctttcaaggtCGTTATAATTCGGgagattaaattaatgttatacacacacaaaacaaattGTGGTTCTATACTTTTATAGGACAAATAGTCTTGTGGCTTGCTATGAAGGCGCTAAGACATTATGTATAAGGCAAAAGGATTAACTTATAACCACAATGACTAATTAACCaaaacttttgaaaaaattaaaaaatgctcaccacttaaattttcttttttaattggaGGTAAACCTTTTTTCTCCCTCTCCCTTTGTTTTTCCTTCTCCGCTTCCCGTTCTTTGTGGCTTTTCTCCTTATCCTTGtctctaaaattaaaaaaaaatattttaatatattgcagttgccagaaaaaaaattaaacttgtaAAAAGTTACAGTTAGTAATCAATATATGAATTACTAAGACCGTCCGAGACATCAGATGAAGCCTACCACTTGGCCGGATCGAAATacaattacatacataatttttaattaatgaaataaaaatctatgaatGACGCCAAAACCAAGCGTCGCAACACCACAGATACAAAAGTTGAGAGAACGAATAATCCTATAGATTAACGGATTAGGACTAATTATCTAAATTACATAgctttgattattattttttttttaataatgacaagttttaactttatgccagtttcaagtaaaaggttgggaaactacacgcgagaaaaaataaacaaagacatcaaaaggaaacaaagggataagctagttaaaaacaaaatatattacatcttaatattattgattatgaaagacgaaattattatacaataatatcattataatacaataaaggatAAAGCAAGGCAGGAGATTTTAGTCGGAAACGGGACATGTAGTAATTGTAAGGAATACAGAAAGAAGAAGCTTTGATTATACgattagataaaataatgtataacaaACCTATCTCTATCCCTTTCTCGATCTCTGTCCCGCCGTCGTCTCGGCGAGCGTGAGCGCGATCGAGATCGTCTCCGTCTGCGAGGGGACCGTGAACGCCGACGAGACTTTGGCGACGGACTTCtgaaaaatagttatttaaaggtaattttaaaatattttttaacaataactatgacattattgaataaaattttctgtTTTCTAGGAAAACAGTCTGgactaagtatattaattaaataccgCCCGACAAAGCATTTGTGTTAACGTAAAATACTTCTGCAATAAATATTGTCTTGTATTCTACTTGTATGTAATTCATTACATAAAATcgaaaaatacatttagaaATCGCGCCTATGTAAGCCAAAATTTCGGCAGTTAAATCACATTATGTATCTCGGAGTTCTTGTTAAGTCGAAAACTCgaattatttttgcatttctCTTGACATTCCAGTTAAAGAGATTCcattttatttgcaatatgTAGATTATTAAGTTGTTATAAAAGcactttaaagttttttttattattcgagATCATTTATCATTTACAGCCGCATTCGCTCGTGAAATACTCTGTGACGAGTTATTTCATCAGCtcaaaaaaaacataccaattctcaaaagtccggcaacacacttgcgaaCTTTCTGGCATcgttgagtgtccatgggtggaggtgtcacttaacatcaggtgagcctcctgcctgtttgcatcctattatatttaaaagtaatataatgaTAACCTTACCTAGAATCATTAGCATCTGGTATTTCAATGACTTGTGGACCAGAATCTACGAACTCTATGTCTGATTCATTTGCCATGTCATCCTTGCCCTCTGGCATCATTGATTGTTCATTATGTGAATTCTGGgaataaaacaatgttattaaCTAGTAAACAAACAACATATTTGGTTATGTCTTGCACATGTTATGCATTAAGATATTTATCCCATATTGATTCGTCAAAGTTACgtcatactatatatatactatatacttaCAAGGAAAGGAAGAGATGCATTCGGATTTTGTTGCATCTGCATGTCTGTCATCATTGGCATTAAGttctgtaaataattgtttggttttttaagtaaacatttaactatttttaaactcCACAGTACCAACCATACAatgaaattcataattttataccaAAACTAATTATCTGATGTTGCATCATTAAATGAGTCAtaactttgtttatattgtattttttttaatctaattttaaGTATCACATGCATTATTTAATAGCGAGCACATGTATCTTTACTTACAGGTATATTTTGCATCCCAGCTACTAACTGCATCTGAGCTTGCAAACTCTGCAGTTGCCTCATAATTTCAGGGTTTGTTAAGATACTGAAAACAAACAGCCAACATTACTACATAGTAATGACATTActtctaatttatatttagatctctaatactaaatatataaaaataataactgacacaatatttatttctttgacTGTATGTGtggaataaatgaattataccTTCCTAAAGCATCAGCTGGATTATGACTTTGATGTGGAGGCTGAATATTCTGCATATGCTGGATATGCTGtacattattttggttgttGGTGTGTGGTGGGTTGTGTTGTGGCGGAGTAGATTCAGCCATAGGTGTGTCATCCCCACTCTCATATTCAAAATCATTGAgcaattttctattaaacttTGCCGGGGGTGGTCCAGATGAGTCATCCTGGAACTGTTAAATTATAGCTATGCTGTATAAACTGCTTGTTAAACTGCATCAGTAgtttataagttaatatataatttaatcctTATGTAAAATTTGCCATATAACAAATTCCATGGGACTGAAACCTGTTTaacataaagaaattattcCAATAGCCAagttaatattgaatataatatttaatattcaatgtaataacaaataactataattatattaatagcaCACACCACTACTTGAGTTGTTGGCTATCTTaatgtaaacataaaattataagagattaaatgatttaaaagaTCAAAACTAATTTTACCTGATCACCTCCCATTGGTGATGAGCCATGCGGAGTATGCTGCGATGCAGGGCCTGGAGATATTTTATTGTCAGAGACATTGtgtgtattatttaatgaacTCCCTAAAATCAAAATAGGAAATTATGAAGAATATAACACAAATAAGACAGGATCTTAACTATCTAGCCTCATACTTATTGAACATTGACATactcataattattttctgtGAATTTATTGACAGAAAAAATTCTGTCAAGAAATTCCTGCATAAtgtaatcaattaaaatataacagcaTGTAAACCTTAACTAAAACAtaagataaatttaagaaatatgtacataagtgtaaaatattttggttCACTATAgacaacaaataaattagaacaattaagaaatttaagcTTTGCTCAAGAAATTTagctttaaatataagtaaatataaacaattataccaTTTGCAGCATTGTTTTGCTGTTGTTGAATTTCCTGATGTAGAGGATGATTAGGGTCAGCCATATCCAATAAAGGCTGAATAACATCAGAACCAAACACATTATTCTTCTGCCATAAGTTCAGTACTCTTATTATATTCCGCtgtaacaaatatatgttGTATGCATTTTAACAGCAtcactatattttaaagtaatcaagtaacaaatgaataaatctTATCCCATAATTCATAGTATTAGTTATCAAATCAACAAAATATAACCTACAAGTTAACTTTATATAACCAACCTTATCTTCAGGAGGGCATCTGAAGAGATTAGCAAAGGTTTGCTGCATATTTTTAGCAAACCTCGGAGCAAACACATCCTTGTCCTGGCCGAATTGGTGTCTTGACTGTCTCACAATCGAATCTATCACATAAAGCCCCGGAACTTTGTATTCTGGTTTGcatttttgtataaacttTTCAACACTATGTACAACATgcttataaaactttatcgCCTTTATAGCACCTCTTGTTATAGCACTCATCTTCGCTTTTGAAATTGGGGGCTTGTTTTCGTACAACCCGGATAGCTGTAAAtaaaacgaatttaaaaaaatgccacGGAAAACACAAATTTTGGAGGacattttctgtttttttaccTCCGCGTTGAACGCTTTTACTTCTGATTTATCCATTTTCGCAATTCACTTTATTGCACTCAAGaacttaaataactattaaaaatatcttcaatcagaaataaaatcattttaagaGCATATCAACATGCTCACAATACAAAATGGCGTGTATGGTGTTGCCAACTGTTGACTGCCAAGCGTGAAGCAGCGGCTTCGGTCTTGCCAGACGCCAGACCAGTAACAGACAGAGACGAAGATACTTTGCGACAGACTTGATCCAAAGCCAAACCCATCTGTAGAAGGAGTGAGTGAGTGATACAAAACGTGTAAGATAATGAAACTGTTTATTTGTCACCGAATCGTAAATCCGAtttacataaagttaaaactattgccattttatttttaaacaaacccTTTATGTTTCAAGCCaaactatatattaaacaaattctatatattagCTAAAACTCTATCATACTAACTATGAGCTAAATGATTGACGAATAATTACAATTCTtagatttaagataaaaaggcaacattgaaacataaatgttgtaaatatatatactattctGGAccttatattcattaaaataaacttctttttttaattaattatattttagcatATCAATACGGTATAATTTATGAAGATACCTAGCATAAATTCAAGAGAAATCTagcctttatatatatatgatacgTGTGTATATGTAACAGGAGCTAAGCGGCTGGAtcgatttgaatgaattttgtTCTATGCGTTTGGGTGGTGTCTTGGATggtttaggttttttttacctatacagcaaataaataaatcttctgtgcacgtgtttataattaaactcctaaacggctggacacaattagatttttttgtgtgtattCATGTGACGTTgagaatgatttacattattagaattatttgtatgtaagacatgtgtacaggacaacgtctgttggATCCGCCAGTATTTACATATAGTTTACAGGATGCACAAATATAACGATATAGCGATGTCGAATgacttttaaattgtataacagTAACAATGAATACAAGTCTACATGATTGTATCCTCAAAATTCTCCCATTAATTTTTAGATAGATTTTGAAGAAGCAACCTTTCATCCATTTTTATTCATcactaaaacaatatattaatgaaagaAATGAAAACtagtatgaattaaaaaaactagtcACACGATGCAACAATGAGAAACCAGTGAAAATAAAAGTTCCCTCGTTTTCTTGCTGTTACTTGGAAAGCTTTTAGTTTATGCGTCGAGCGGtacatatatatgaaacagtATATTATGCTTGAAAACAATATTCCTGTGTACTTTtcgttatctgtatttattatccAGTCTAGTTGTCAACTtactattcatatttaatatttgctattgaattttaaggatattttattatagcgtATTGGCATGAACATTAGTACATCAACAgctttattgaataaatgaccaaataataaatttcatattttatgactaaataatattttagtttggtTTGATTTTCAAGTTGGTCGCAGCGTGTTTCAAAAAAATGGAAGGTGTTCATGTTTTAACACAAGACTTTATAAATGTGCATATTACTAAATCCGATAATGAAGGTGTTCCTCCTATTGAACGGAGGTTTAACAAAGGTATAACAGTGTTGGATTTTAAGGTAAATAAGTTGTTTCCGTAACTGGTAATGtctcttaaaaatatagaactaACATTTTGtacatgtaaaaataaattcttaccactattttttttgaaagcgttataaaaaaacgtattCTATTCCTAGGTGTCAATAGACTGCAGTAAGCCCAAGTTTCGCCGGCATTTTTACCTTCTGccccattaaaaaaaatacatattatttataatttgtttactttGCAGTTTGCTCTTCCTTGCTGTTGACTTGTGTAAGATTAAATAGCGCTTtggcaaaaatatattaagcacTCAGTGATTGCTATCTGAAAAGTAATGTTCTAGTTAAAAACcagaatttcttaaaaaatattattttaattttcattgttGTTGAGAACTATCATCTTTACTGTGATCAGTTAATTACTATTTGAAAAGGGAAGAATAAGAATTCTGATTCTCTTAACCTGGAACcatataagaataatttttgtattttctaatatagACTAAACTGGAACTGGTTACTGGAGGAACAGCAAGTACCATGAAACTGAAAGTGTATGACAACAAGAACAACTTTTTATGTGATATTGACAATGATACAGCTCTGCTTGGGTCTTATCCAATTGATGATGGCATGAGGATCCATGTCATTGACAAGTTTGCCTTGGTTCAAGATTTTGATGATACTGATAGTGCAGAAAGGTAAAAATAGTagtgaaataatattacaattacagTGTTAACTCTATATAACAACAGTCAAGGTACTTTGCATATTTTAGCATTAAAAAGAGTTATTAAATGGAAAGAAGAAAAGGAAAAGGTTTATTTCAGACTAGTGTtagtaataacataaaaaacaattcttctttgaatgttattattagttatttaggTCTGACATCTTTTGCTGCACCAGTAATTTAGATGTATTTTTACTCATATCTTGCTATATTAGGGCATCTTCCTGATTAAGTGCGAGGAAGCAATCCCATATtgtaaacaacaaaaaaatattgtcttagaaagttcgttgTTTGTTTGTCGAAATTCgagtttattacgagcgacaGAATAACATACCTAGTTCCGCAGTTTAACTAATTTCAGCAacttaaagttatttagaatttacataataccataaaattttagttttacatatacaaatgTTTAAGGTTCAAGTTATCAGAAGAAGAATATGAAAAAAAGAGTGATACACTCAGATcatttctacaaaaaaataagctTGGGAAATATAATGCAGAAGAGATGGCTAAGATGAAAGAGCAGCAGGAAAAAGAGTTAGAGGAAGAAGCAAAGTAagtttaataagtattattctgacatttatatattgccatgtatttttaatagaacagagATGAAAAGTAAAGATTTTCAATATCTATGATTAaggtaagttttaaaaatatacaatatattcacttcgtctgtcgaagaccagaagAGATCGGAGCGGCCGCGAGTTGTTAGAACTGCAAAAGCTGTTAATGcagttaaagccagaattcgtcgaaagccccattaggaagcaaaaattCTAAACGCGAGAAATGAACATTCCCGATAGGACTCTGtcacgtattataaaacaagacctgaatCTCGGTGCTTATCGTTATTATACAGGACATGCCCCAAATCAATCTTTACTATTAAAGAGAGTGAATCGATCAAAATGCCGCGATACGCAGATGAAAAGTAAAGAGATATCCTCTTTacctaggcgcgacagacagccccctgttcagcgcagaggaatcagtcacccacgtagtcctgggatgcgaggctgtgactaaacaacgtgcagaaatcctcggaacagttaggacgctccgtgaagcctgcgatGTACCCAGGAGGCTTCTGTGcttttggaaggagttaggctggcttagttagccaggactttacgcacaatggacctactgagcgtctaagtgcggaaactgagtccacacatacatacatacaaccTCTTTACCtatgaaaacattttcacgattgaagaacaaAATGATGCAGTctacgctcacagttctaaagccgctcaagtggtcggaaaggtacagGGTGGTCTTCCTCTGCATTGTTTGGTGGATCGttataaaactacatttttgtaaaaaaggagtgaaaa includes these proteins:
- the LOC123713146 gene encoding tubulin-folding cofactor B → MEGVHVLTQDFINVHITKSDNEGVPPIERRFNKGITVLDFKTKLELVTGGTASTMKLKVYDNKNNFLCDIDNDTALLGSYPIDDGMRIHVIDKFALVQDFDDTDSAERFKLSEEEYEKKSDTLRSFLQKNKLGKYNAEEMAKMKEQQEKELEEEAKLAESVLVGARCEVRVPSQPTRRATVRYNGPLEGTKGLWIGVQYDEPRGKNDGSVNGKRYFTCPPKYGGFVKPVYVTVGDFPEESFDLEDEI